In Seonamhaeicola sp. S2-3, the genomic window TACGCCTCGGCAGATGCAGAGCTTATTTTTGTAGGTAAACGTAGAGGGTGTTATGCATTTCAACAAGAGCAAATTAATGAGTTAATAGTTTCTAAAGCAAATGAAAGAGGGCATGTAGTAAGGCTTAAAGGAGGTGATCCATTTATTTTTGGTAGAGGTGCAGAAGAAATAGATTATGTAAAAGATTTTGGGTTACAAACAGCTGTAGTCCCCGGAATTTCATCGGTAGTTGGTGTGCCAGCATATCAAGGCATTCCGTTAACCAGACGTGGCGCCTCAGAGAGTTTTTGGGTAATAACAGGAACTACAAAAAATCATCAATTATCTAATGATGTGTTGTTGGCTGCAAAGTCAACTGCTACGGTAGTTATTTTAATGGGGATGCATAAATTGGGTGAAATTGTACAGGCCTTTTCAAATGAAAATAAACAAGAAACGCCTGTAGCCATCATTCAAAATGGAACAAGAGATAATGAAACTGTTGGTATTGGTACTGTAGAAACTATTGAAGCGGTTGTGCAAGAAAAACAACTTTCATCTCCAGCTATTATAGTTATTGGAGAAGTGGTAAATAAAAGAGTAAAGCTTACTTCTATTTATGATAGCGTAAAGGCACAGTTTTAAATAAGAATTATGGAACGCAATAATTTATACCCCATTTTTCTTAAAGTAAAACAGCTTAATGTGCTTATTGTTGGAGGTGGTTTTGTGGCCGAAGAAAAGCTAACGTTCTTATTAAAATCTAGTCCAGATGCTTGTGTAACATTAGTGTCACCAATGTTTAGAGAGGGTACAGTATCTTTAGCAAAAAAAGGGAATGTAACCTTGGTGAAATCTAAATATAAAAAGCATTTTTTAAAAGGCAAACATATTGTAGTAGTAACTACTGATAAGCCTAAAGTGAATAAAAAGGTTTATAAGCATTGTCGTAAAAAAAGCATTTTGGTTAATGTTGCCGATAATCCGCCACTGTGCGATTTTTACATGGGTGGTATTGTTACTAAAGGCAATGTAAAAGTGGCTATTAGTACCAACGGAAAATCGCCAACAACAGCAAAACGATTACGTCAGTTTTTTGAAGACGTTATCCCTGAAAATGTGGACGATTTAGTGAAAAATTTAAACGAATATAGAAAAACAATAAAAGGTGATTTCGAAGAAAAAGTTGAAAAATTAAACGAATTCACAAAAGGATTAATTCAAAAGTAAAATTAGAATTAGAACAATGATTAAAACAGATATACTTATTATCGGAGCTGGACCTACTGGATTATTTACAGTTTTTGAAGCAGGTTTATTAAAATTAAAATGTCATTTAATTGATGCTTTACCACAACCAGGTGGACAATGTTCAGAGATTTATCCAAAGAAACCTATCTATGATATACCTGGGTTTCCAGAGATTTTAGCAG contains:
- a CDS encoding bifunctional precorrin-2 dehydrogenase/sirohydrochlorin ferrochelatase, with the translated sequence MERNNLYPIFLKVKQLNVLIVGGGFVAEEKLTFLLKSSPDACVTLVSPMFREGTVSLAKKGNVTLVKSKYKKHFLKGKHIVVVTTDKPKVNKKVYKHCRKKSILVNVADNPPLCDFYMGGIVTKGNVKVAISTNGKSPTTAKRLRQFFEDVIPENVDDLVKNLNEYRKTIKGDFEEKVEKLNEFTKGLIQK
- the cobA gene encoding uroporphyrinogen-III C-methyltransferase, producing MSAIIPKLTVVGAGPGDEDLITLKAIKAIESANVILYDALINESLLKYASADAELIFVGKRRGCYAFQQEQINELIVSKANERGHVVRLKGGDPFIFGRGAEEIDYVKDFGLQTAVVPGISSVVGVPAYQGIPLTRRGASESFWVITGTTKNHQLSNDVLLAAKSTATVVILMGMHKLGEIVQAFSNENKQETPVAIIQNGTRDNETVGIGTVETIEAVVQEKQLSSPAIIVIGEVVNKRVKLTSIYDSVKAQF